In Chroicocephalus ridibundus chromosome 4, bChrRid1.1, whole genome shotgun sequence, one genomic interval encodes:
- the ANKRD9 gene encoding ankyrin repeat domain-containing protein 9 translates to MPWSVRWVGGRGAQSQKQCKKSSFAFYQAVRDLLPVWFLEDMRTMEVFHWEDGGKVSVYSPSEALLYALVHDHQPYARHLLTKFPQSALAVPSQSFSCCQSSAPHLAMAVRYNRVRILFRILKAVQAFPPSDRAGHLDRRGCSRVEGGKTALHVACELVRPECLLLLLGHGASPCLQDSAGNTPLDTLLQQISHTPAANMRAKLLCLDCLFFFVPQDLQFAMKQQLVDNRQRWQDLLGENRFQCLVGLAPPSLFVGAMRVLIRTISPEHFPEALDNLPLPHFLKPLDLKLES, encoded by the coding sequence ATGCCCTGGAGCGTCCGGTGGGTCGGCGGCCGCGGCGCCCAGTCCCAGAAGCAGTGCAAGAAATCCTCCTTTGCCTTCTACCAGGCAGTGAGGGACCTGCTGCCCGTCTGGTTCCTGGAGGACATGCGGACCATGGAGGTCTTCCACTGGGAGGACGGGGGCAAGGTGAGCGTGTACTCACCCTCAGAGGCCCTGCTCTACGCGCTGGTCCATGACCACCAGCCCTACGCCCGGCACCTGCTGACTAAGTTCCCCCAGAGTGCCCTGGCCGTGCCCAGCCAAAGCTTCAGCTGCTGCCAGTCCTCAGCCCCACACCTGGCCATGGCCGTCCGCTACAACCGGGTCCGCATCCTCTTCCGCATCCTCAAGGCCGTCCAAGCCTTCCCACCGAGCGACAGAGCTGGCCACCTGGACCGCCGGGGCTGCAGCCGTGTGGAGGGTGGCAAGACGGCCTTGCACGTGGCCTGTGAACTGGTGCGGCCCgagtgcttgctgctgctgctggggcacggCGCGTCGCCCTGCCTGCAGGACAGTGCCGGGAATACCCCCCTCGACACCTTGCTGCAGCAGATCTCCCACACGCCAGCGGCCAACATGCGTGCCAAGCTCCTCTGCCTTGACTGCCTCTTCTTCTTCGTGCCTCAGGACCTCCAGTTTGCAATGAAACAGCAGCTGGTGGACAACCGGCAGCGGTGGCAGGACCTCCTGGGGGAGAACAGGTTCCAGTGCTTGGTGGGCTTAGCTCCCCCCTCGCTGTTTGTGGGAGCCATGCGTGTCTTGATCAGGACCATTTCACCCGAGCATTTCCCAGAGGCTCTGGACAATCTGCCTCTGCCTCATTTTCTAAAGCCTTTGGACTTGAAATTGGAGAGCTAG